A window from Sphingobacterium hotanense encodes these proteins:
- a CDS encoding glycosyltransferase family 4 protein gives MKIVYCIAAVHNSGGMERVLANKANYLAAMGHEVIVITTDQAERLPFFHFDNRIKFFDLGINYFEEVDSKLLNKIISYVGKQSRHKRRLEKLLAELKADIVISMFDQDVSFLSKINDGSKKLLEIHFSRFKKLQYDRSGLIGLIDKYRSSKDLKLAKRYDQFVVLTEEDRHYWTGVDNVNVIPNANSFETSEVAQLKGKRAIAIGRLDYQKGFDNLIKIWSEVNRDNPEWRLDIFGDGPLKNDLLTQIIHSGLGDIVKIHSAVKNIETELLKSSMIVMTSRYEGFGMVLIEAQTCGVPLVAFACKCGPRDIIKDGENGFLIEEGDESMMVKRINELINNPELRIEMGKKAKEMSNEFKMEKIMSEWTTLFDGLINRRS, from the coding sequence ATGAAGATTGTCTACTGTATTGCAGCAGTACATAACTCTGGCGGTATGGAACGTGTCTTAGCAAACAAAGCCAATTATTTGGCTGCTATGGGACATGAAGTGATAGTGATAACGACTGATCAAGCAGAACGATTGCCCTTTTTTCATTTTGATAATAGAATTAAGTTTTTTGATTTAGGTATAAATTACTTTGAAGAAGTGGATTCAAAGCTTCTTAATAAGATAATAAGCTATGTTGGTAAACAAAGCAGACACAAGCGCCGACTTGAGAAACTATTGGCTGAGTTAAAGGCTGACATTGTAATTTCAATGTTCGATCAGGATGTATCATTCCTGTCGAAAATTAATGACGGTAGTAAGAAATTATTGGAGATTCATTTCTCTAGGTTCAAGAAATTACAATATGACCGAAGCGGATTGATAGGTTTGATTGATAAATACCGGTCTTCTAAAGATCTTAAGCTCGCCAAACGGTATGATCAGTTTGTTGTTTTGACTGAAGAGGATCGACACTATTGGACGGGAGTGGACAATGTCAACGTTATTCCGAATGCAAATAGTTTTGAGACTTCAGAAGTTGCTCAGTTGAAGGGCAAGCGTGCGATTGCAATAGGTAGATTAGATTATCAAAAAGGATTTGATAATCTAATAAAGATTTGGAGTGAGGTTAATAGGGATAATCCTGAATGGAGATTGGATATCTTCGGCGATGGCCCTTTAAAGAATGATCTTTTGACTCAGATTATCCATTCAGGCTTGGGGGACATTGTAAAAATTCACAGTGCCGTTAAGAATATAGAGACGGAGCTATTGAAAAGTTCCATGATTGTGATGACCTCTCGGTATGAAGGTTTTGGGATGGTGTTAATTGAAGCACAAACTTGTGGAGTTCCTTTAGTAGCATTTGCCTGTAAATGTGGCCCTCGAGATATTATTAAAGATGGAGAGAATGGATTTCTAATTGAAGAAGGTGATGAATCAATGATGGTTAAGCGGATTAATGAGTTAATTAACAATCCTGAATTGAGGATAGAAATGGGGAAGAAAGCTAAAGAAATGTCCAATGAATTTAAGATGGAAAAAATAATGTCTGAATGGACGACATTGTTCGATGGTTTAATAAATCG